Proteins co-encoded in one Xanthomonas campestris pv. badrii genomic window:
- a CDS encoding CDP-alcohol phosphatidyltransferase family protein, which yields MQRARQRQQWRRRWARALRGRGATPNGVSWVGIAFAAVAGLMFYVGVSAPAREGVMPLLLAVLGLQGRLWCNRMDGVLARQAHMISRAGEVYNDAPDRLSDVLVCVGLGYGLQPGLPWAAQLGWAAALCCVATAYVRMLGLACGTPEPRQGPMSRVQRMHWLSLAALLAVPLQWIGQPRSAAWLLSGALAVLIAGALLTVVLRLRTIVRTLEQT from the coding sequence ATGCAACGCGCACGGCAACGGCAGCAATGGCGGCGACGCTGGGCACGCGCCTTGCGCGGGCGCGGGGCCACGCCCAATGGCGTGTCGTGGGTGGGTATCGCCTTTGCCGCCGTGGCAGGGCTGATGTTCTACGTAGGCGTGAGTGCTCCCGCACGCGAAGGGGTGATGCCATTGCTGCTGGCCGTGCTCGGCCTGCAGGGGCGGCTGTGGTGCAATCGCATGGATGGTGTGCTGGCGCGTCAGGCGCACATGATTTCGCGCGCGGGAGAGGTCTACAACGACGCGCCGGATCGCCTGTCCGACGTGCTGGTGTGCGTGGGCCTGGGGTATGGGCTGCAGCCGGGCCTGCCGTGGGCTGCGCAGTTGGGATGGGCTGCGGCGCTGTGCTGCGTGGCCACCGCCTATGTGCGCATGCTGGGCCTGGCCTGTGGCACGCCGGAGCCGCGGCAGGGGCCGATGAGCCGTGTGCAGCGCATGCACTGGTTGTCGCTGGCGGCCCTGCTGGCGGTGCCGCTGCAATGGATCGGCCAGCCGCGTAGCGCGGCCTGGTTGCTGAGCGGCGCGCTGGCGGTGTTGATCGCCGGTGCGTTGCTGACGGTGGTGCTACGGCTGCGCACGATCGTGCGCACATTGGAGCAGACATGA
- a CDS encoding lysophospholipid acyltransferase family protein, translating into MIARLIARACSGAIRTLTGARALWRGCAPSNERRVYYGNHASHGDFVLIWSSLPASLRHEVRPVAAADYWQRTALRRYLIHAVFNGVLIERDAARRTRDPIDCLCDAVDAGDSLILFPEGTRNPDEGVLPFKSGLYHLARQRPELEFVPVWIDNLKRVMPKGKWLPLPLLCTTTFGAPLRLDADEDKDAFLARAREALLALSPDQLEARA; encoded by the coding sequence ATGATTGCCCGCTTGATCGCACGCGCCTGCAGCGGCGCCATCCGCACGCTCACCGGTGCACGCGCGTTGTGGCGTGGCTGCGCGCCATCCAACGAGCGCCGCGTGTATTACGGCAACCATGCCAGCCACGGCGATTTCGTGCTGATCTGGTCGTCGTTGCCGGCCAGCCTGCGGCATGAAGTGCGCCCGGTGGCCGCGGCCGATTACTGGCAACGCACTGCGCTGCGGCGTTATCTGATCCATGCGGTGTTCAATGGCGTGCTGATCGAGCGCGATGCGGCGCGGCGTACCCGCGACCCGATCGACTGTCTGTGCGATGCAGTGGATGCCGGCGATTCGCTGATCCTGTTCCCCGAGGGCACGCGCAATCCCGACGAAGGCGTGCTGCCGTTCAAGAGTGGGCTGTATCACCTGGCGCGGCAACGCCCGGAACTGGAGTTCGTGCCGGTGTGGATCGACAACCTCAAGCGGGTGATGCCCAAGGGCAAGTGGCTGCCGCTGCCGCTGCTGTGCACCACCACCTTCGGTGCACCGTTGCGGCTGGATGCCGACGAAGACAAGGACGCGTTTCTGGCGCGTGCGCGTGAGGCGCTGCTGGCGTTGTCACCGGACCAGCTGGAGGCGCGCGCATGA